The following are from one region of the Coccinella septempunctata chromosome 7, icCocSept1.1, whole genome shotgun sequence genome:
- the LOC123316414 gene encoding N6-adenosine-methyltransferase non-catalytic subunit — protein MGDILKERREKSRKRKQLLAQTLGVSGAEELRQILGTDTSPTKRKSSASSSNQEEVKYDYKKDTPDELVYRDSSTFLKGTQSSNPHNDYCQHFVDTGQRPQNFIRDVGLADRFEEYPKLRELIKLKDELISQTATPPMYLKADLSSYDLKNLNCKFDVILIEPPLEEYQRSMGATNMQFWTWDQIINLDIGEIAAQRSFVFLWCGSSEGLDMGRVCLRKWGFRRCEDICWIRTNIKNPGHSKNIEPKAVFQRTKEHCLMGIKGTVRRSTDGDFIHANVDIDLIISEENEYGSLEKPVEIFHIIEHFCLGRRRLHLFGRDSTIRPGWLTVGPELTNSNFNAELYSSSFAPTTLTTGCTERIEALRPKSPPAKNKGNSGNRGRGNFQRGRGRGR, from the exons ATGGGGGACATTCTGAAGGAGAGACGAGAAAAGTCTCGTAAAAGAAAACAACTTCTCGCTCAAACT CTTGGTGTTTCAGGAGCAGAAGAACTTCGTCAAATCTTAGGAACTGATACTAGCCCCACTAAGAGAAAAAGCTCTGCCAGTTCGTCCAATCAAGAGGAAGTGAAATATGATTATAAGAAAGATACACCAGACGAATTGGTTTACAGAGATTCTTCGACATTCCTTAAG GGTACTCAGTCTTCAAATCCTCATAATGATTACTGCCAGCATTTTGTGGACACAGGACAAAGgccacaaaatttcatcaggGATGTGGGCCTAGCAGATCGCTTCGAAGAATACCCCAAACTTCGTGAATTGATCAAATTGAAGGATGAACTTATTTCTCAAACAGCTACACCACCAATGTATCTTAAAGCAGACCTGTCATCATATGATTTAAAGAATTTAAACTGTAAATTCGATGTAATTTTGATAGAACCTCCCTTGGAAGAGTATCAAAGGTCAATGGGCGCGACTAACATGCAATTTTGGACATGGGATCAAATTATTAATCTTGATATCGGCGAGATAGCTGCTCAGAGGAGCTTCGTATTCTTATGGTGTGGAAGTTCAGAAGGCTTGGATATGGGAAGGGTATGCCTAAGGAAATGGGGATTCAGAAG ATGTGAAGATATTTGCTGGATCAGAACAAACATAAAAAATCCAGGTCATTCCAAAAATATTGAGCCAAAAGCAGTATTTCAAAGAACAAAGGAACATTGTTTGATGGGAATAAAGGGAACTGTCAGGAGATCCACAGACGGAGATTTCATCCATGCTAATGTGGATATCGACCTAATCATATCGGAGGAAAATGAATATGGTAGTTTGGAGAAACCAGTGGAAATATTCCATATAATTGAGCATTTCTGTTTGG gtagAAGAAGACTTCATCTGTTCGGAAGAGATAGCACCATAAGACCTGGTTGGTTAACAGTTGGACCTGAGCTTACCAATTCGAACTTCAATGCTGAGTTATACAGTTCATCTTTCGCACCAACAACTCTAACTACGGGTTGTACAGAAAGAATCGAGGCTCTTAGACCAAAGAGCCCTCCTGCTAAAAATAAAGGAAATTCAGGAAACAGAGGACGTGGTAATTTTCAAAGAGGTCGTGGTAGAGGCCGTTGA